Proteins encoded within one genomic window of Humulus lupulus chromosome 1, drHumLupu1.1, whole genome shotgun sequence:
- the LOC133834569 gene encoding ureide permease 1-like, producing MFAMAGGVVLSLGNLSTQYAWAFVGLSVTEVITASITVVIGTTLNYFLDNRINRAEILFPGIGCFLVAVCLASTVNSSNAADNKEKLEGFSSKEGYVSNNDDLSKFFFHVVSSISYITDATLEDSSLNLILDILCKPL from the exons ATGTTTGCAATGGCAGGAGGGGTGGTACTTAGCCTTGGAAATCTCTCAACTCAGTATGCTTGGGCTTTTGTTGGCTTATCAGTCACAGAAGTGATCACTGCAAGCATAACAGTTGTTAtag GAACAACCTTGAATTACTTTTTAGACAATAGAATTAATAGAGCCGAGATCCTTTTCCCTGGCATTGGCTGCTTCTTGGTTGCAGTTTGCCTTGCTTCTACTGTCAACTCATCTAATGCAGCTGATAATAAAGAAAAGCTTGAAGGTTTTTCATCTAAAGAGGGGTATGTTTCAAATAATG ATGATCTTTCGAAGTTCTTCTTTCATGTTGTTTCTTCAATTTCTTATATTACTGATGCCACA CTGGAAGACAGTTCCCTTAATTTGATATTGGATATTCTTTGCAAACCACTCTAA